Proteins co-encoded in one Gracilimonas sp. genomic window:
- the trpS gene encoding tryptophan--tRNA ligase codes for MSDTKTILSGIQPSGKLHIGNYFGAIRQHIAMQKEGEAFYFIANYHSLTSLNDGEQLRQNTIDVTLDYLALGLDPNKATFFAQSDVPQVTELAWILGTLTPVSLMEKGVSYKDKIAAGLNPNIGLFTYPILQAADILIYHSDIVPVGEDQKQNIEISRDLAGKFNHMYSGEYLKLPEEHIVKSVAVVPGIDGRKMSKSYNNTIDIFAEGKALKKRVMSIETDSTPLEDPKDPESDNVFALIKLFADKDTQDEIAAKYKAGGYGYGHAKKELLGMIEEYFEEAREKRHELAKDLDYVHDVLREGGKKARERAESVMEPIREVTGIVRHF; via the coding sequence ATGAGCGACACAAAAACAATTTTATCAGGAATTCAGCCTTCAGGAAAGCTTCATATCGGAAACTATTTCGGGGCGATCCGTCAGCATATAGCTATGCAGAAGGAGGGAGAAGCCTTTTACTTTATCGCTAATTACCATTCGCTGACTTCATTGAACGATGGAGAACAGCTTCGCCAAAATACAATTGATGTAACACTTGATTACCTGGCATTGGGATTAGATCCCAACAAAGCGACCTTCTTTGCCCAGTCTGATGTGCCGCAAGTCACGGAACTGGCCTGGATACTCGGAACTTTGACTCCTGTGTCTCTCATGGAGAAAGGAGTTTCCTATAAAGATAAAATCGCCGCCGGACTCAACCCGAACATCGGCTTATTCACATACCCGATCTTGCAGGCAGCTGATATCCTTATTTATCACTCCGATATAGTCCCTGTAGGGGAAGATCAAAAGCAGAATATTGAGATTAGCCGCGATCTTGCCGGAAAATTTAATCATATGTATAGTGGTGAATACCTCAAACTGCCGGAAGAACACATTGTGAAATCAGTGGCTGTTGTTCCCGGAATTGATGGTCGCAAAATGAGTAAAAGCTACAATAATACCATCGATATATTTGCGGAAGGAAAGGCCCTGAAGAAGCGGGTCATGTCTATTGAAACAGATTCAACACCGCTTGAAGATCCCAAAGATCCTGAAAGTGATAATGTGTTTGCCCTCATCAAACTGTTTGCCGATAAAGACACTCAAGACGAGATAGCAGCCAAATATAAAGCCGGTGGATATGGCTACGGTCATGCTAAGAAGGAACTACTTGGAATGATTGAGGAGTATTTTGAAGAAGCACGCGAGAAACGACACGAACTGGCAAAAGACCTGGATTATGTACACGATGTATTAAGAGAAGGGGGTAAAAAGGCCAGAGAACGAGCAGAATCTGTAATGGAACCCATAAGAGAAGTAACCGGAATCGTGCGGCACTTTTAA
- the trpB gene encoding tryptophan synthase subunit beta → MSTKTKTKKYTFPDERGYYGKFGGKFVPEILIPAIQELEAEFQKAKNDETFQKEFKSLLDEYVGRPTKLTFANRLTEHYGKGKIYLKREDLCHTGAHKINNAIGQVLLARRMGKKRIIAETGAGQHGVATATACAKFGLECVVYMGEEDMVRQKLNVDRMTLLGAEVRGVSSGSKTLKDATNEAIRDWVTNVDTTFYIIGSVVGPHPYPMMVRYFHEVIGRETKNQIHKYEGRNPDHLVACVGGGSNAIGFFYPFIDDEDVNIIGIEAAGFGVDSGQTAATMSKGTPGILHGSLSYLLQSEEGQIELAHSISAGLDYPGVGPEHAHLKDLGRVNYHAVTDDEAMDAVKLLSKTEGIIPALETAHAFAWLEKLMPETSKDDIIILNCSGRGDKDMGTISEFIREKKN, encoded by the coding sequence ATGAGCACAAAAACTAAGACAAAGAAATATACCTTTCCCGATGAACGTGGATATTACGGCAAATTTGGCGGTAAATTTGTGCCGGAAATTCTAATTCCTGCCATTCAGGAGCTGGAAGCCGAATTCCAGAAGGCTAAAAACGACGAGACTTTTCAAAAAGAATTTAAATCGTTATTGGATGAATATGTCGGACGGCCTACCAAGTTAACCTTTGCGAATCGCTTAACCGAACATTACGGTAAGGGCAAAATCTATCTGAAACGAGAGGATCTGTGTCATACCGGAGCCCACAAAATTAACAATGCGATTGGACAGGTTTTATTAGCTCGACGAATGGGCAAAAAGCGAATCATAGCTGAGACAGGTGCCGGCCAGCATGGAGTAGCTACAGCCACGGCATGCGCGAAATTTGGGCTCGAATGTGTGGTGTACATGGGAGAGGAAGACATGGTTCGCCAGAAATTGAATGTAGATCGTATGACTCTGCTCGGTGCAGAAGTCAGAGGAGTAAGCAGTGGCTCAAAAACCCTGAAAGATGCCACCAATGAAGCTATTCGTGATTGGGTAACCAATGTAGATACCACTTTTTATATCATAGGATCGGTAGTTGGCCCTCATCCTTACCCCATGATGGTACGCTATTTTCATGAGGTTATCGGACGGGAAACCAAGAATCAGATTCATAAATATGAAGGGCGAAATCCGGACCACCTGGTTGCCTGTGTAGGTGGCGGGTCGAACGCCATTGGCTTCTTCTATCCATTTATTGATGACGAGGATGTAAACATTATAGGAATAGAAGCGGCCGGTTTCGGTGTTGACTCCGGCCAAACAGCTGCAACTATGAGTAAAGGAACACCGGGCATTTTGCATGGTTCGCTGAGCTACTTACTACAAAGTGAGGAGGGCCAGATTGAGCTGGCTCATTCTATCAGTGCCGGACTGGATTACCCGGGTGTAGGGCCTGAACATGCGCATTTAAAAGATCTCGGAAGGGTGAACTATCATGCTGTCACGGACGATGAAGCCATGGATGCCGTGAAATTGCTTTCGAAAACCGAAGGAATTATCCCGGCTCTGGAAACCGCTCACGCTTTTGCATGGCTGGAAAAGCTAATGCCGGAAACATCGAAAGACGATATTATAATTTTGAATTGCTCCGGCCGTGGCGATAAAGACATGGGCACGATTTCGGAATTCATCCGCGAGAAGAAAAATTGA
- a CDS encoding DUF4837 family protein: protein MRLTLGSIIVSAVALLFVSCDGDYRPLAEGNTREVVVVMDSTKWESQTAEAIRDVFGKWVLTVPNGEPYYDLQFTQIRSQSHLDRLKSKKNVIFAAPIDEDSNTGRQIRGFLDESVEQRVKEGESFAFPVEDQWYRDQYVLILSSSSDSLLAQKIRNTENSLLSNMLQKELQRWEYFVYEKKEQTQLSDSLWQNRGFKVRFQHDYIKNIDTLNFISYRRFLPQNDRWMWIWYKDNVDDISFLDDEWIINTRDSLSQEYIKGARDSMYVQTYTNRPEIRPIITESFQKGRLLAYETRGTWYMVNGLMGGPFVNFTYYDPDTNRLFMIDYNQFAPSVRKKLPFVRQFRAMGRTFESDSTWTPSTEDPAS from the coding sequence ATGCGATTAACGTTAGGTTCTATAATTGTTTCAGCCGTTGCCCTTCTTTTTGTCTCCTGTGATGGAGATTATCGGCCTTTGGCTGAAGGTAATACCCGCGAAGTAGTTGTGGTTATGGATTCCACAAAATGGGAAAGCCAAACAGCAGAGGCCATCAGAGATGTGTTTGGAAAGTGGGTTTTAACGGTTCCAAACGGAGAACCGTATTATGACCTTCAGTTCACACAAATCCGCTCTCAATCGCATTTAGACCGCCTTAAGAGCAAAAAGAACGTAATTTTTGCCGCTCCCATTGATGAGGATTCCAACACCGGCCGGCAAATTCGCGGCTTCCTGGACGAGTCGGTTGAACAGCGAGTCAAGGAAGGTGAAAGTTTCGCATTCCCGGTGGAAGATCAATGGTATAGGGATCAATATGTGTTGATTTTAAGTTCGTCTTCCGATTCACTTTTAGCTCAAAAAATCAGAAATACAGAAAACTCATTGCTCAGCAACATGCTTCAAAAAGAGCTTCAGCGCTGGGAGTATTTTGTGTACGAAAAGAAAGAACAAACACAGCTTTCAGATTCGTTATGGCAAAACCGAGGGTTTAAAGTTCGGTTCCAGCACGATTATATCAAAAATATTGACACCCTTAATTTCATCAGTTACCGTCGTTTCCTTCCACAAAACGACCGCTGGATGTGGATTTGGTATAAAGACAATGTAGATGATATTTCATTCCTGGATGACGAATGGATTATCAATACCCGTGATTCCCTTTCTCAGGAGTATATCAAAGGCGCCCGCGACTCCATGTACGTTCAAACCTATACCAACCGTCCTGAAATACGCCCCATTATTACCGAAAGCTTTCAGAAAGGCCGGCTACTTGCCTACGAAACCCGTGGTACCTGGTATATGGTAAACGGACTAATGGGAGGGCCCTTTGTGAATTTCACTTATTATGATCCGGATACCAATCGCTTGTTCATGATCGATTACAATCAATTTGCACCCAGTGTAAGAAAGAAACTCCCATTCGTTCGCCAGTTCAGGGCTATGGGGCGTACGTTTGAATCTGACTCCACCTGGACGCCATCAACAGAAGATCCGGCATCCTGA
- the trpC gene encoding indole-3-glycerol phosphate synthase TrpC, which produces MSNILDQIVEKTAEDLAKRKKKVSFNDFNSFEGFEKESISFKGALRDNESVSIISEVKKASPSKGIIRPDFDPVDIALRYEEGGASAISVLTDQPFFKGDLKYLEAISKRVKLPLLRKDFIIDPYQMKEAKAYGADAALIIVAITEGSQLDELLHAAREFELDALVECYDQEDFNRINFELVDILGVNNRDLKNFEVDVHRGIGILQQAPEGTVLVSESGLSSGKDLALLQQEGIHSALIGEYFMRQDDPGQAVKDLIEQTKEEFERLQKEKEDVEHG; this is translated from the coding sequence ATGAGCAACATTCTTGATCAAATAGTCGAAAAGACGGCCGAAGATTTAGCCAAACGAAAGAAGAAGGTTTCGTTTAACGACTTCAATTCCTTTGAGGGTTTCGAGAAGGAGAGCATTTCCTTCAAAGGCGCACTGAGAGACAACGAGTCTGTTTCTATCATTTCAGAAGTAAAGAAAGCCTCTCCATCTAAAGGAATTATCCGCCCCGATTTTGATCCGGTTGACATCGCACTTCGTTACGAGGAGGGAGGCGCATCAGCTATTTCCGTATTGACTGATCAGCCTTTTTTTAAGGGCGACTTGAAATACCTGGAGGCGATATCAAAAAGAGTTAAGCTTCCATTATTGAGAAAAGACTTCATCATTGATCCCTATCAGATGAAAGAGGCAAAAGCATACGGAGCAGATGCGGCCTTAATAATAGTTGCCATTACAGAGGGATCTCAACTGGATGAATTGTTGCATGCCGCCCGGGAATTTGAATTGGATGCCCTGGTTGAATGTTATGATCAGGAAGACTTCAATCGAATTAATTTCGAATTGGTTGATATACTGGGCGTAAACAATCGTGATCTTAAGAATTTTGAGGTGGATGTGCATCGTGGCATCGGAATTCTTCAACAAGCACCGGAAGGAACGGTTTTGGTTTCCGAAAGCGGGTTATCATCCGGAAAAGATCTGGCTTTATTGCAACAAGAAGGAATCCATTCTGCTCTGATAGGTGAGTATTTTATGAGACAAGACGACCCCGGCCAGGCAGTAAAAGATTTAATAGAACAGACCAAAGAAGAATTTGAACGATTACAAAAAGAAAAAGAAGATGTAGAACATGGATGA
- a CDS encoding aminodeoxychorismate/anthranilate synthase component II, which translates to MILIIDNYDSFTYNLVHLVAAETDNYKVIRNDAMTLDEIRALKPSKILISPGPGRPHEAGITEEIIREMGKQTPVLGVCLGHQAIGEVFGAKVTHAPKLMHGKVSKVSHNGEFIFEGTEKDFTATRYHSLVLDPDSIPDVLEITAHSDDGVIQGIRHKEYPIQGIQFHPESILTTEGPKLIQNWLRQ; encoded by the coding sequence GTGATCCTTATTATTGACAACTACGACTCCTTCACTTACAACCTGGTACATCTGGTTGCAGCTGAAACCGATAATTATAAAGTCATTCGAAATGATGCGATGACGCTGGATGAGATCAGGGCTTTGAAGCCTTCTAAGATCCTCATTTCTCCCGGCCCGGGGCGTCCGCATGAAGCGGGAATCACCGAAGAAATTATCCGTGAGATGGGGAAGCAAACCCCTGTATTAGGAGTTTGCCTCGGACACCAGGCTATTGGAGAAGTGTTTGGGGCTAAAGTTACTCACGCCCCTAAACTCATGCACGGCAAAGTTTCAAAAGTATCACATAACGGGGAGTTTATATTTGAAGGAACGGAAAAAGACTTCACAGCTACCCGGTATCATTCCCTGGTGTTAGATCCGGATAGTATCCCGGATGTACTTGAAATCACAGCTCATTCTGATGACGGAGTAATTCAAGGTATTCGCCATAAAGAGTATCCCATCCAGGGGATCCAATTTCACCCGGAAAGCATTCTTACTACCGAAGGACCTAAATTAATTCAAAACTGGTTGCGACAATAA
- the trpD gene encoding anthranilate phosphoribosyltransferase gives MDFKSILYKLSFSEDLSQIEAETALNLIMSGEVSEEQIAGFLTAMRLKGETVEELTAFVKVMRSKAVKVDVDVKGAIDLVGTGGDQSGTFNISTAASFITAAAGVPVIKHGNRSASSKCGSADVLEHLGASIELGKEGVEQVFDEVGMAFMFAPMFHPAMKYVMPTRRELGFRTFFNILGPMVNPAEVQRYVIGAFSKEVAEKMVHILANLDTDFAYTFNAHDGLDEVSLTSQSEIFELKDKVVSTSILFDPESIGFKKVEMDDLMGGGKKENAEILTSIMANKATEAQQNIALLNATFAIQASGKVDKLEEAKELAVEALESGKARKMLNDFIDATNDAMGTFKY, from the coding sequence ATGGATTTCAAAAGTATTCTCTACAAACTTTCATTTTCTGAAGACCTCTCCCAAATTGAGGCTGAAACAGCGCTGAACCTGATCATGTCGGGCGAGGTCTCTGAAGAACAAATTGCCGGTTTCCTTACAGCTATGCGGTTGAAAGGAGAAACGGTAGAAGAACTAACCGCTTTTGTTAAAGTGATGCGCTCCAAAGCCGTTAAAGTAGATGTGGATGTTAAGGGAGCTATCGATCTTGTCGGAACCGGGGGAGACCAATCGGGCACCTTCAATATATCCACTGCAGCATCCTTTATTACGGCTGCTGCGGGTGTGCCTGTAATTAAACATGGAAACCGTAGCGCATCCAGTAAATGCGGTTCTGCTGATGTTTTAGAACATTTAGGCGCCTCTATTGAGCTCGGTAAAGAAGGAGTGGAGCAGGTTTTTGATGAAGTGGGAATGGCTTTCATGTTTGCCCCGATGTTTCATCCAGCCATGAAGTATGTGATGCCGACACGCCGTGAACTTGGCTTCCGGACGTTTTTTAACATTCTCGGACCTATGGTTAATCCGGCCGAAGTTCAGCGATATGTAATCGGTGCTTTCAGTAAAGAAGTAGCCGAAAAAATGGTTCACATCCTTGCCAATCTTGATACAGACTTTGCTTACACGTTCAATGCTCATGATGGACTTGATGAAGTGAGCCTGACTTCACAATCCGAGATCTTTGAGCTGAAAGATAAAGTAGTCTCAACATCCATTTTGTTTGACCCTGAATCCATTGGATTTAAGAAAGTGGAGATGGATGACTTGATGGGCGGCGGCAAGAAAGAAAATGCAGAGATACTAACGAGTATAATGGCAAATAAAGCGACCGAAGCTCAGCAAAATATCGCTCTGTTAAATGCCACATTTGCTATACAGGCATCAGGAAAGGTTGATAAATTGGAAGAAGCTAAGGAATTGGCTGTTGAAGCACTTGAATCCGGCAAAGCCCGTAAGATGCTGAATGACTTTATTGATGCCACCAACGATGCAATGGGGACGTTTAAATACTGA
- a CDS encoding phosphoribosylanthranilate isomerase: MTEQNQRTRIKICGITNLEDARFAAGALVDYLGFIFYENSPRYIEPGEAGAVINWLEGPEKVGVFVNQPLDDVNRIAKETGLDYVQLHGDESVEYCELVEKPIIKVIHIQQETVPYLLKHQIDQYSEVADFLLFDTKIDGLWGGTGKSFDWDMLNEADIDIPFFLSGGLNAENIHEAINTVQPYAVDISSSLEQKPGLKDFEKIEAFMDQMRALEAN; this comes from the coding sequence ATGACAGAACAAAACCAAAGAACAAGAATTAAGATTTGCGGGATTACGAACCTTGAAGACGCACGGTTTGCAGCCGGAGCTTTGGTGGATTACCTGGGTTTTATCTTTTATGAGAACAGTCCCCGGTATATTGAACCCGGAGAAGCCGGAGCTGTCATTAATTGGCTGGAAGGTCCTGAGAAAGTCGGGGTTTTTGTGAACCAGCCTTTAGATGACGTTAACCGAATAGCCAAAGAAACCGGGCTGGATTATGTTCAGCTTCATGGAGATGAATCGGTTGAGTACTGTGAACTGGTGGAAAAGCCCATTATAAAAGTGATTCATATTCAGCAGGAAACGGTTCCTTATTTACTGAAACATCAAATTGATCAGTATTCTGAAGTGGCCGACTTTCTTCTTTTTGATACAAAAATTGATGGACTTTGGGGCGGAACCGGGAAATCATTTGACTGGGATATGCTGAATGAAGCTGATATCGATATACCGTTTTTCCTCTCCGGTGGATTGAATGCAGAAAATATTCATGAAGCAATCAATACGGTTCAGCCTTATGCTGTGGATATATCAAGCAGCCTGGAACAGAAACCAGGACTTAAAGATTTTGAAAAAATTGAAGCCTTCATGGATCAAATGAGAGCTTTGGAAGCAAATTAA
- the trpA gene encoding tryptophan synthase subunit alpha — MNRIQNTFTEKGNDSKLMSLFLTAGFPDLDATVDLILGFEKNGADIIELGMPFSDPLADGPTIQYSSDVAIQNGITMEKIFGMVKEVRKQSEIPIILMGYMNPVLRYGVEKFCAKAEEAGVDGLIIPDIPIEEGGIIEMHAKGSNLSLIYLVAPNTSDERMKQADEKSQGFVYCVSVTGVTGAREGEEVSKSVNRFIERVKTNITHNPVMVGFGIKSHEDAVDIASNADGFIVGSALIDTIKKNYPNEGWQSALFSFVHSLKFGN; from the coding sequence ATGAACCGAATTCAAAATACATTTACAGAAAAGGGAAACGACTCAAAGCTGATGAGTCTTTTTCTAACCGCCGGCTTTCCGGATTTAGACGCTACCGTTGACCTCATCCTTGGCTTCGAAAAAAACGGAGCCGATATCATCGAGCTTGGTATGCCGTTCAGTGATCCTTTAGCGGATGGGCCTACAATTCAGTATTCCAGCGATGTAGCCATTCAGAATGGTATTACCATGGAAAAGATCTTCGGGATGGTGAAGGAGGTCCGTAAACAATCGGAAATTCCCATAATTTTGATGGGATATATGAACCCGGTGCTGCGTTATGGCGTTGAGAAGTTCTGCGCCAAAGCCGAAGAAGCAGGCGTTGACGGACTGATTATTCCGGATATCCCCATTGAAGAAGGCGGGATTATTGAGATGCATGCCAAAGGTTCAAACCTGTCACTGATCTATCTTGTAGCACCTAACACCAGCGATGAGCGGATGAAGCAAGCCGACGAAAAGTCACAGGGATTTGTATATTGCGTTTCCGTTACCGGGGTAACCGGAGCCAGGGAAGGTGAGGAAGTGTCAAAATCTGTTAATCGATTTATAGAACGAGTAAAAACCAATATTACTCATAACCCGGTAATGGTGGGTTTTGGCATCAAATCTCATGAGGATGCGGTTGATATCGCATCAAATGCCGATGGTTTTATTGTTGGTAGTGCCTTAATTGATACCATCAAGAAAAACTACCCGAATGAAGGATGGCAATCAGCGTTGTTTTCTTTCGTTCACTCACTGAAATTTGGAAATTAA
- the trpE gene encoding anthranilate synthase component I — MNKDQFIELSKNYTAVPVYRRLLADVLTPVSLFMNIREGAEFPFLLESVEGGEQLARYSFIGRNPYQKLKFDGEQTTLESESSTTEIDQGYFDKLRELTTAYTEPTLPELPRLKGGAVGFSAYDTFRLVEDLPDVPVDDLNLPEAIWAFYDEIFAFDHVKHQVVLIKTVFVDEEKDIDEAYRKAQRALDEMEAAALNSNYQNRSFSIDTESLTSNMDQDYFEDIVDKAKEHIYEGDIFQVVLSQRFEADMSGDPFMLYRALRMVNPSPYLFYLDFEDFQLVGSSPEVLVRVQEGETRVLPIAGTRPRGKTHEEDLALEEDLKNDPKEVAEHIMLVDLGRNDLSRVCKAGTVKMERNQVIERYSHVMHIVSDVVGELREAQTSVDALMQCFPAGTVSGAPKIRAMEIIDELETTKRGIYAGAVGYFDFSGNMDTCIAIRTMVVTDNKAYIQAGAGIVADSNPTKEFEETQNKAGALILALSVALDIQ; from the coding sequence ATGAACAAAGATCAATTTATAGAGCTTAGTAAAAATTATACGGCCGTCCCGGTATATCGCAGATTGCTGGCCGATGTACTTACTCCGGTTTCACTTTTTATGAATATCCGGGAGGGGGCGGAATTCCCATTCTTACTGGAATCGGTAGAGGGCGGGGAGCAGCTTGCCCGCTATTCCTTTATTGGAAGAAATCCCTATCAAAAACTGAAGTTTGATGGAGAGCAGACCACTCTTGAGTCAGAAAGCTCAACTACGGAAATTGATCAGGGTTATTTCGACAAGCTCAGAGAACTAACAACTGCTTATACTGAACCCACACTTCCTGAACTTCCGCGGCTAAAGGGAGGGGCGGTTGGATTTTCTGCTTACGATACCTTTCGTCTGGTTGAAGATCTTCCCGATGTACCAGTTGATGACCTGAATCTGCCGGAAGCTATCTGGGCTTTTTATGATGAGATTTTCGCTTTTGATCATGTGAAGCACCAGGTAGTGTTAATAAAAACAGTTTTTGTAGATGAAGAAAAAGACATCGATGAAGCCTACCGGAAAGCCCAGCGAGCTCTTGATGAAATGGAAGCAGCGGCCCTGAATTCCAATTATCAAAACCGTTCATTCAGTATTGATACCGAGTCGCTGACCAGCAATATGGATCAGGATTATTTCGAAGATATTGTTGACAAGGCTAAAGAGCACATTTATGAAGGTGATATCTTCCAGGTAGTACTTTCTCAACGGTTTGAAGCCGATATGAGCGGTGATCCTTTTATGCTGTATCGGGCATTAAGAATGGTAAATCCATCTCCGTATCTATTCTATCTGGATTTTGAGGATTTTCAACTGGTGGGTTCTTCCCCGGAAGTATTGGTTCGGGTTCAGGAAGGAGAAACACGGGTATTGCCCATTGCAGGAACCCGGCCGCGGGGTAAAACACATGAAGAAGATCTTGCTCTCGAAGAAGATTTAAAAAACGATCCCAAAGAAGTGGCAGAACACATTATGCTTGTGGATCTGGGACGTAATGACCTTTCACGCGTTTGCAAAGCTGGAACGGTTAAGATGGAACGAAATCAGGTTATCGAGCGATATTCACACGTAATGCATATTGTAAGTGATGTAGTTGGTGAACTTCGAGAAGCTCAAACGTCGGTAGATGCACTTATGCAATGTTTCCCGGCCGGAACAGTAAGCGGAGCTCCAAAAATACGAGCCATGGAAATCATCGACGAACTGGAAACGACCAAGCGTGGAATATACGCCGGTGCGGTTGGTTATTTCGATTTTTCCGGAAACATGGATACTTGTATTGCCATCCGCACCATGGTGGTAACCGATAACAAAGCCTATATTCAGGCCGGTGCGGGGATTGTGGCCGACAGTAATCCCACCAAAGAATTTGAAGAAACACAGAACAAAGCGGGCGCACTCATACTGGCACTCAGCGTAGCTTTAGATATTCAATAA
- a CDS encoding FlgD immunoglobulin-like domain containing protein, with protein MKKFLAVLIPLFLPFAIQAQVYGPLNPDRETTNTIRVNGVSTILAFGDTVWISPSLNRNINNNAEWFTPENADSVVNGIGRVYSLELGQDTVLAGLGYTNTEAEGSPQTAFGYYFSVDGGDSWRFEPPVLDPDPPSKCFSDDPDFERPSSAGEYDPDCDLQFTYGGITYNRIRFTVPEQAPPYEVDFQNNVVYSANFGGGLIRSRDFGDAWERVILPPDNVSEMTPDDDYTWSSDIVLANGDVTQINRYDPRSKFGLNLRVFGVYIDSQNRVWVGTGNGVNVSDNALSAPTDSIRWSHITFDGSNNGLIGNWVIEIKEEPGTGRIWMTNRVIESGVEDQGLVYTDDGGQTFTQMLIGERINDIGFKDGYVFATGENGLFISPNGGDTWIKSPQIKSPNTFIKSTAVFYSATSTTNRIWISTSDGLASHECCTANQVFDNWEITRVNFPLKGGNVHDEGRDVSTYAYPNPFSPTVHELVRIKFEVENQGNVNIRVFDFGMNLVREIENASFPPGTYEAVWDGVDGKGRKVANGAYIYVIETPGTRKNGKILVVD; from the coding sequence ATGAAGAAATTTCTTGCTGTACTTATTCCTCTATTCCTACCATTTGCCATTCAGGCCCAGGTTTATGGTCCACTGAATCCAGACCGCGAAACCACCAACACTATTCGGGTAAATGGAGTTAGCACTATATTAGCTTTCGGTGATACCGTTTGGATCAGCCCTTCCCTGAATAGAAATATCAATAATAACGCGGAATGGTTCACACCTGAAAACGCTGATAGCGTAGTCAATGGCATTGGACGTGTGTATTCGCTGGAGCTTGGACAAGATACCGTTTTAGCAGGTCTTGGTTATACGAATACGGAAGCCGAAGGAAGTCCCCAAACCGCATTCGGATACTATTTTTCAGTGGATGGTGGAGATTCATGGCGTTTTGAGCCCCCTGTCCTCGACCCTGATCCTCCATCGAAATGTTTCTCAGATGACCCTGATTTTGAACGACCATCCAGTGCCGGTGAGTACGATCCGGATTGTGATCTACAGTTTACCTACGGCGGGATTACTTACAATCGTATTCGCTTTACAGTACCTGAGCAAGCACCGCCCTATGAAGTAGATTTTCAGAATAACGTTGTTTATTCAGCTAATTTCGGAGGCGGGTTAATCCGAAGTCGGGATTTTGGTGATGCCTGGGAGCGGGTTATCCTTCCTCCTGACAATGTTTCTGAGATGACCCCGGATGATGATTACACCTGGAGTTCGGATATTGTATTAGCGAACGGGGACGTCACTCAGATTAACCGTTATGACCCCAGAAGTAAGTTTGGATTGAATCTCCGTGTATTTGGGGTGTATATCGATTCTCAGAACCGGGTTTGGGTTGGAACTGGCAATGGAGTGAATGTATCGGATAATGCGTTATCAGCCCCGACGGATAGTATTCGCTGGTCGCACATAACATTTGATGGATCTAACAACGGACTTATCGGAAATTGGGTAATCGAGATTAAAGAAGAACCGGGCACCGGGAGAATATGGATGACTAACCGGGTGATAGAATCCGGAGTGGAAGATCAAGGACTTGTGTACACCGATGATGGCGGCCAAACCTTTACCCAGATGCTTATTGGAGAACGCATTAATGATATTGGTTTTAAGGATGGATACGTGTTTGCAACCGGAGAAAATGGCTTATTTATTTCTCCTAACGGTGGAGATACCTGGATAAAATCACCCCAAATTAAAAGCCCGAATACCTTCATTAAATCAACCGCTGTTTTTTACTCAGCTACTTCCACAACCAATCGTATCTGGATCTCTACAAGCGATGGACTCGCCTCTCATGAATGTTGCACAGCCAACCAGGTTTTTGATAACTGGGAAATCACCCGGGTTAACTTCCCTCTAAAAGGCGGAAATGTTCACGATGAAGGACGGGATGTAAGCACCTATGCCTACCCCAACCCATTTTCACCGACCGTCCATGAACTGGTTCGCATCAAGTTTGAAGTAGAAAATCAGGGCAATGTGAACATCCGGGTTTTTGATTTTGGGATGAATCTCGTCCGGGAAATTGAAAACGCTTCTTTCCCGCCCGGCACTTATGAAGCCGTTTGGGACGGAGTGGACGGAAAAGGCCGTAAAGTTGCAAACGGAGCTTATATATATGTGATTGAGACGCCCGGTACTCGCAAGAATGGTAAAATTTTGGTGGTGGATTAA